One genomic region from Sulfuriflexus mobilis encodes:
- a CDS encoding 4Fe-4S dicluster domain-containing protein: MRRRAFLKRFGAYAALIFAAATPYGLVRLLAPKVYADPHRHIPLPGALPDIDAFNRACIGCGLCGEVCPPRCVEFEKREGADGLNTPYIDPAKKACILCNKCMEVCPTDALTITPIREIDMGIAQIDRAACYPWVGEGICGACVAICPLGEEAIGFEFANIYKPAVREGCVGCGQCVEVCPEPSLPIWIVNRSEGTVAKHGVAARRRSY; this comes from the coding sequence ATGAGACGGCGGGCCTTCCTGAAGCGGTTCGGTGCCTATGCAGCGTTGATCTTTGCTGCCGCCACGCCTTACGGGCTGGTGCGCTTGCTGGCACCAAAAGTCTACGCCGATCCACACCGGCATATTCCCCTGCCGGGTGCCTTACCAGACATCGACGCGTTTAACCGTGCCTGTATCGGCTGTGGCCTGTGTGGCGAGGTCTGTCCACCACGTTGTGTAGAGTTCGAGAAGCGCGAGGGTGCTGATGGCTTGAACACACCCTATATCGACCCGGCGAAGAAGGCCTGCATCCTGTGTAACAAGTGCATGGAGGTCTGCCCGACCGATGCGCTAACGATTACACCGATCCGCGAAATAGATATGGGTATTGCCCAGATAGACCGCGCCGCCTGTTACCCCTGGGTGGGTGAAGGCATCTGCGGCGCTTGTGTAGCGATTTGCCCGTTGGGTGAGGAGGCAATTGGCTTCGAATTTGCGAATATCTATAAACCGGCCGTCCGGGAAGGTTGTGTCGGTTGCGGTCAGTGTGTGGAAGTGTGTCCTGAACCGAGTTTGCCGATCTGGATTGTAAATCGCAGTGAAGGTACTGTCGCCAAGCATGGCGTTGCGGCACGTAGACGTTCTTATTGA